One region of Brassica napus cultivar Da-Ae chromosome A10, Da-Ae, whole genome shotgun sequence genomic DNA includes:
- the LOC106371947 gene encoding syntaxin-21-like, which yields MSFQDIEAGSRFQTPNRFNSGRQQKPLSRGDPSQEVAAGIFRISTAVNSFFRLVNSIGTAKDTLELREKLQKTRLQISELVKNTSAKLKEASEVDLHGAASPIKKIADAKLAKDFQSVLKEFQKAQRLAAEREITYTPVVTQDMPTSYDAQELDIESLRTSQEQTLLLQSRRQEVVFLDNEITFNEAIIEEREQGIREIQEQIGEVNEIFKDLAVLVNDQGVMIDDISSNIDNSHAATSQATAQLRKASKTQRANSSLTCLLILIFGIVVLIVIIVVLV from the exons atgagTTTCCAAGACATCGAAGCTGGCTCTCGATTCCAGACGCCGAATCGTTTTAACAGCGGGAGGCAGCAGAAGCCTCTGTCTCGTGGGGATCCATCTCAGGAGGTAGCCGCCGGAATATTCAGGATCAGCACGGCCGTCAATTCCTTCTTCCGCCTCGTTAATTCGATCGGAACGGCTAAGGATACTCTTGAATTGCGAGAGAAGCT GCAAAAAACAAGGTTACAGATCTCAGAACTGGTGAAGAATACGTCAGCTAAGCTTAAAGAAGCTAGCGAAGTCGACCTCCATGGAGCAGCTAGT CCAATTAAGAAGATTGCGGATGCTAAACTGGCGAAAGATTTTCAATCAGTTCTCAAAGAGTTTCAGAAAGCTCAGAGACTTGCTGCTGAAAGAGAAATAACTTATACTCCTGTCGTCACACAAGATATGCCTACCAG TTACGATGCACAGGAACTGGATATTGAATCTTTAAGGACCTCCCAGGAGCAAACTCTTCTTCTACAATCAAGAAG GCAAGAAGTGGTGTTTTTAGATAACGAGATAACATTCAATGAAGCAATTATCGAGGAAAGAGAGCAAGGAATCAGAGAAATTCAAGAACAGATTGGTGAAGTGAATGAAATCTTCAAAGATCTAGCTGTTTTAGTGAACGATCAAGGAGTTATGATCG ATGACATCAGCTCCAACATTGATAACTCGCATGCTGCAACCTCGCAAGCCACTGCTCAACTCAGAAAAGCATCTAAAACTCAAAGGGCAAACTCATCCTTG ACATGCCTTCTTATTCTCATATTTGGGATTGTTGTACTCATTGTCATCATCGTTGTCCTGGTCTGA